A stretch of Gorilla gorilla gorilla isolate KB3781 chromosome 9, NHGRI_mGorGor1-v2.1_pri, whole genome shotgun sequence DNA encodes these proteins:
- the RRM1 gene encoding ribonucleoside-diphosphate reductase large subunit isoform X2, which translates to MKDDSIEGIYDTLKQCALISKSAGGIGVAVSCIRATGSYIAGTNGNSNGLVPMLRVYNNTARYVDQGGNKRPGAFAIYLEPWHLDIFEFLDLKKNTGKEEQRARDLFFALWIPDLFMKRVETNQDWSLMCPNECPGLDEVWGEEFEKLYASYEKQGRVRKVVKAQQLWYAIIESQTETGTPYMLYKDSCNRKSNQQNLGTIKCSNLCTEIVEYTSKDEVAVCNLASLALNMYVTSEHTYDFKKLAEVTKVVVRNLNKIIDINYYPVPEACLSNKRHRPIGIGVQGLADAFILMRYPFESAEAQLLNKQIFETIYYGALEASCDLAKEQGPYETYEGSPVSKGILQYDMWNVTPTDLWDWKLLKEKIAKYGIRNSLLIAPMPTASTAQILGNNESIEPYTSNIYTRRVLSGEFQIVNPHLLKHLTERGLWHEEMKNQIIACNGSIQSIPEIPDDLKQLYKTVWEISQKTVLKMAAERGAFIDQSQSLNIHIAEPNYGKLTSMHFYGWKQGLKTGMYYLRTRPAANPIQFTLNKEKLKDKEKVSKEEEEKERNTAAMVCSLENRDECLMCGS; encoded by the exons ATGAAAGATGACAGCATTGAAGGCATTTATGACACTCTAAAGCAATGTGCATTGATTTCTAAGTCTGCTGGAGGAATTGGTGTTGCTGTGAGTTGTATTCGGGCTACTGGCAGCTACATTGCTGGG ACTAATGGCAATTCCAATGGCCTTGTACCGATGCTGAGAGTATATAACAACACAGCTCGATATGTGGATCAAGGTGGGAACAAG CGTCCTGGGGCATTTGCTATTTACCTGGAGCCTTGGCATTTAGACATCTTTGAATTCCTTGATTTAAAGAAGAACACAGGAAAGGAAGAGCAGCGTGCCAGAGATCTTTTCTTTGCTCTTTGGATTCCGGATCTCTTCATGAAACGAGTGGAGACTAATCAG gactGGTCTTTGATGTGTCCAAATGAGTGTCCTGGTCTGGATGAGGTTTGGGGAGAGGAATTTGAGAAACTATATGCAAG TTATGAGAAACAAGGTCGTGTCCGCAAAGTTGTAAAAGCTCAGCAGCTTTGGTATGCCATCATTGAGTCTCAGACGGAAACAGGCACCCCGTATATGCTCTACAAAGATTCCTGTAATCGGAAGAGCAACCAGCAGAACCTGGGAACCATCAAATGCAGCAACCTGTGCACAGAAATAGTGGAGTACACCAGCAAAGATGAG GTTGCTGTTTGTAATTTGGCTTCCCTGGCCCTGAATATGTATGTCACATCAGAACACACATACGACTTTAAGAAGTTGGCTGAAGTCACTAAAGTCGTTGTCCGAAACTTGAATAAAATTATTGATATAAACTACTATCCTGTACCAGAG GCATGCCTATCAAATAAACGCCATCGCCCCATTGGAATTGGGGTACAAGGTCTGGCAGATGCTTTTATCCTGATGAGATACCCTTTTGAGAGTGCAGAAGCCCAGTTACTGAATAAGCAGATCTTTGAAACTATTTATTATGGTGCTCTGGAAGCCAGCTGTGACCTTGCCAAGGAGCAGGGCCCATACGAAACCTATGAGGGCTCTCCAGTTAGCAAAGGA ATCCTTCAGTATGATATGTGGAATGTTACTCCTACAGACCTATGGGACTGGAAGCTTCTCAAGGAGAAGATTGCAAA GTATGGTATAAGAAACAGTTTACTTATTGCCCCGATGCCTACAGCTTCCACTGCTCAGATCCTGGGGAATAATGAGTCCATCGAACCTTACACCAGCAACATCTATACTCGCAGAGTCTTGTCAGGAGAATTTCAG ATTGTAAATCCTCACTTATTGAAACATCTTACTGAGCGGGGCCTATGGCATGAAGAGATGAAAAACCAGATTATTGCATGCAATGGCTCTATTCAG AGCATACCAGAAATTCCTGATGACCTGAAGCAACTTTATAAAACTGTGTGGGAAATCTCTCAGAAAACTGTTCTCAAGATGGCAGCTGAGAGAGGTGCTTTCATTGATCAAAGCCAATCTTTGAACATCCACATTGCTGAGCCTAACTATGGCAAACTCACTAGTATGCACTTCTACGGCTGGAAGCAG GGTTTGAAGACTGGGATGTATTATTTAAGGACAAGACCAGCGGCTAATCCAATCCAGTTCACTCTAAATAAGGAGAAgctaaaagataaagaaaaggtatcaaaagaggaagaagagaaggagaggaacACAGCAGCCATGGTGTGCTCTTTGGAGAATAGAGATGAATGTCTGATGTGTGGATCCTGA
- the RRM1 gene encoding ribonucleoside-diphosphate reductase large subunit isoform X1 — MHVIKRDGRQERVMFDKITSRIQKLCYGLNMDFVDPAQITMKVIQGLYSGVTTVELDTLAAETAATLTTKHPDYAILAARIAVSNLHKETKKVFSDVMEDLYNYINPHNGKHSPMVAKSTLDIVLANKDRLNSAIIYDRDFSYNYFGFKTLERSYLLKINGKVAERPQHMLMRVSVGIHKEDIDAAIETYNLLSERWFTHASPTLFNAGTNRPQLSSCFLLSMKDDSIEGIYDTLKQCALISKSAGGIGVAVSCIRATGSYIAGTNGNSNGLVPMLRVYNNTARYVDQGGNKRPGAFAIYLEPWHLDIFEFLDLKKNTGKEEQRARDLFFALWIPDLFMKRVETNQDWSLMCPNECPGLDEVWGEEFEKLYASYEKQGRVRKVVKAQQLWYAIIESQTETGTPYMLYKDSCNRKSNQQNLGTIKCSNLCTEIVEYTSKDEVAVCNLASLALNMYVTSEHTYDFKKLAEVTKVVVRNLNKIIDINYYPVPEACLSNKRHRPIGIGVQGLADAFILMRYPFESAEAQLLNKQIFETIYYGALEASCDLAKEQGPYETYEGSPVSKGILQYDMWNVTPTDLWDWKLLKEKIAKYGIRNSLLIAPMPTASTAQILGNNESIEPYTSNIYTRRVLSGEFQIVNPHLLKHLTERGLWHEEMKNQIIACNGSIQSIPEIPDDLKQLYKTVWEISQKTVLKMAAERGAFIDQSQSLNIHIAEPNYGKLTSMHFYGWKQGLKTGMYYLRTRPAANPIQFTLNKEKLKDKEKVSKEEEEKERNTAAMVCSLENRDECLMCGS, encoded by the exons ATGCATGTGATCAAGCGAG ATGGCCGCCAAGAACGAGTCATGTTTGACAAAATTACATCTCGAATCCAGAAGCTTTGTTATGGACTCAATATGGATTTTGTTGATCCT gcTCAGATCACCATGAAAGTAATCCAAGGCTTGTACAGTGGGGTCACCACAGTGGAACTAGATACTTTGGCTGCTGAAACAGCTGCAACCTTGACTACTAAGCACCCTGACTATGCTATCCTGGCAGCCAGGATCGCTGTCTCTAACTTgcataaagaaacaaagaaagtgtTCAGTG atgTGATGGAAGACCTCTATAACTACATAAATCCACATAATGGCAAACACTCTCCCATGGTGGCCAAGTCAACATTGGATATTGTTCTGGCCAATAAAGAT CGCCTGAATTCTGCTATTATCTATGACCGAGATTTCTCTTACAATTACTTCGGCTTTAAG aCGCTAGAGCGGTCTTATTTATTGAAGATCAATGGAAAAG TGGCTGAAAGACCGCAACATATGTTGATGAGAGTATCTGTTGGGATCCACAAAGAAGACATTGATGCAGCAATTGAAACATATAATCTTCTTTCTGAGAGGTGGTTTACTCATGCTTCGCCCACTCTCTTCAATGCTGGTACCAACCGCCCACAACTTTCTAG CTGTTTTCTTCTGAGTATGAAAGATGACAGCATTGAAGGCATTTATGACACTCTAAAGCAATGTGCATTGATTTCTAAGTCTGCTGGAGGAATTGGTGTTGCTGTGAGTTGTATTCGGGCTACTGGCAGCTACATTGCTGGG ACTAATGGCAATTCCAATGGCCTTGTACCGATGCTGAGAGTATATAACAACACAGCTCGATATGTGGATCAAGGTGGGAACAAG CGTCCTGGGGCATTTGCTATTTACCTGGAGCCTTGGCATTTAGACATCTTTGAATTCCTTGATTTAAAGAAGAACACAGGAAAGGAAGAGCAGCGTGCCAGAGATCTTTTCTTTGCTCTTTGGATTCCGGATCTCTTCATGAAACGAGTGGAGACTAATCAG gactGGTCTTTGATGTGTCCAAATGAGTGTCCTGGTCTGGATGAGGTTTGGGGAGAGGAATTTGAGAAACTATATGCAAG TTATGAGAAACAAGGTCGTGTCCGCAAAGTTGTAAAAGCTCAGCAGCTTTGGTATGCCATCATTGAGTCTCAGACGGAAACAGGCACCCCGTATATGCTCTACAAAGATTCCTGTAATCGGAAGAGCAACCAGCAGAACCTGGGAACCATCAAATGCAGCAACCTGTGCACAGAAATAGTGGAGTACACCAGCAAAGATGAG GTTGCTGTTTGTAATTTGGCTTCCCTGGCCCTGAATATGTATGTCACATCAGAACACACATACGACTTTAAGAAGTTGGCTGAAGTCACTAAAGTCGTTGTCCGAAACTTGAATAAAATTATTGATATAAACTACTATCCTGTACCAGAG GCATGCCTATCAAATAAACGCCATCGCCCCATTGGAATTGGGGTACAAGGTCTGGCAGATGCTTTTATCCTGATGAGATACCCTTTTGAGAGTGCAGAAGCCCAGTTACTGAATAAGCAGATCTTTGAAACTATTTATTATGGTGCTCTGGAAGCCAGCTGTGACCTTGCCAAGGAGCAGGGCCCATACGAAACCTATGAGGGCTCTCCAGTTAGCAAAGGA ATCCTTCAGTATGATATGTGGAATGTTACTCCTACAGACCTATGGGACTGGAAGCTTCTCAAGGAGAAGATTGCAAA GTATGGTATAAGAAACAGTTTACTTATTGCCCCGATGCCTACAGCTTCCACTGCTCAGATCCTGGGGAATAATGAGTCCATCGAACCTTACACCAGCAACATCTATACTCGCAGAGTCTTGTCAGGAGAATTTCAG ATTGTAAATCCTCACTTATTGAAACATCTTACTGAGCGGGGCCTATGGCATGAAGAGATGAAAAACCAGATTATTGCATGCAATGGCTCTATTCAG AGCATACCAGAAATTCCTGATGACCTGAAGCAACTTTATAAAACTGTGTGGGAAATCTCTCAGAAAACTGTTCTCAAGATGGCAGCTGAGAGAGGTGCTTTCATTGATCAAAGCCAATCTTTGAACATCCACATTGCTGAGCCTAACTATGGCAAACTCACTAGTATGCACTTCTACGGCTGGAAGCAG GGTTTGAAGACTGGGATGTATTATTTAAGGACAAGACCAGCGGCTAATCCAATCCAGTTCACTCTAAATAAGGAGAAgctaaaagataaagaaaaggtatcaaaagaggaagaagagaaggagaggaacACAGCAGCCATGGTGTGCTCTTTGGAGAATAGAGATGAATGTCTGATGTGTGGATCCTGA